A genomic window from Salvia hispanica cultivar TCC Black 2014 chromosome 5, UniMelb_Shisp_WGS_1.0, whole genome shotgun sequence includes:
- the LOC125186369 gene encoding putative uncharacterized protein DDB_G0270496 yields the protein MGKKKARKIMESDSDMGSDEEMTDSIMHMESDDGNKDDFHDEDQDDYIGDDSEDEDRDEDDEEDEGEEGSGEDNKEGEHGDEDVQKGEELDELEKEYRELQSQEQDIWRNLKYRTDEDIQKGQAVKNQRALWDKTLELRFLLQKPFSSCNRLPEEKVKSLYCEADNEVSEAYSDLIASSKKTLDSILELQQALMSNNPSITRFEEGNPVGDSKQLDVPGVSDGNIDEEWIQISKIQSRMNLFRNKSVDKWHRKTQVTTGAAAIKDKLHAFNQSISEQVAAYMRDPSKMIKGMQQNRSAVAVFGNVPCYAENVKQEETSTNGDPELLDDSEFYQQLLKEFFETVDPSSSEVAFYALKRLQTKKRKIVDRRASKSRKIRYHVHEKIVNFMAPRPADIHPTATKLFENLFGLKSQKSASVS from the exons ATGGGGAAGAAGAAAGCAAGGAAGATAATGGAGAGTGATAGTGATATGGGATCGGACGAAGAAATGACCGACAGTATTATGCAT ATGGAAAGTGATGATGGCAACAAAGATGATTTTCACGATGAAGATCAAGATGACTATATTGGTGATGATAGTGAAGACGAAGATCGGGATGAGGATGATGAAGAGGATGAGGGGGAGGAAGGCTCAGGAGAGGACAACAAGGAAGGAGAACATGGCGATGAAGATGTCCAGAAAGGCGAGGAGCTGGACGAACTGGAGAAAGAATATAGAGAACTTCAAAGCCAGGAGCA AGACATTTGGAGGAATCTAAAGTATCGTACAGATGAGGACATTCAAAAAGGTCAAGCTGTAAAAAATCAAAGG GCTCTCTGGGATAAGACACTTGAGCTCAGATTCTTGCTGCAGAAACCATTCTCGAGTTGTAATAGACTTCCAGAG GAAAAGGTTAAGTCCTTATATTGTGAAGCTGATAATGAAGTCAGTGAAGCATATTCAGATCTAATTGCTTCATCAAAGAAGACATTGGATTCTATACTCGAGTTGCAGCAG GCTCTGATGTCAAACAATCCATCTATCACTCGATTTGAAGAAG GTAATCCTGTGGGTGATTCCAAGCAATTAGATGTGCCAGGCGTCTCAGATGGGAATATTGATGAAGAATGGATTCAGATTTCCAAAATACAATCAAG AATGAATTTGTTTAGAAACAAGTCAGTTGACAAATGGCATAGGAAGACCCAGGTGACAACTGGTGCAGCTGCTATTAAGGACAAATTGCATGCCTTCAATCAG AGTATAAGTGAACAAGTGGCTGCTTACATGAGGGATCCAAGTAAAATGATCAAGGGGATGCAGCAGAATAGATCGGCTGTTGCTGTATTTGGAAAT GTGCCATGCTATGCGGAGAATGTTAAGCAAGag GAGACTTCCACAAATGGTGATCCTGAACTTCTGGATGACTCAGAATTTTACCAGCAACTACTGAAAGAATTCTTTGAGACAGTTGACCCATCATCATCTG AAGTGGCTTTCTACGCTCTCAAAAGATtgcaaacaaagaaaagaaagattgTTGATCGTCGTGCTTCAAAGAGTCGCAAGATTCG GTATCATGTTCATGAAAAGATTGTCAATTTCATGGCTCCTCGGCCCGCTGACATCCATCCTACGGccacaaaattatttgaaaacttGTTTGGCCTTAAATCTCAGAAATCTGCCTCTGTATCATAA